taAACATAGTACGctgctaaagcctggtacgcagttcGCACTAAATtttaaccgagataaaattccaatgcaagttatcgataatttgggatccattttagttcagataaaatttttcgataatttgtatgggagctaaaatttagcgcaagcagcgtaccaggcttaatgcgaaacgaaaataaaaaatcaataaaaaaattccaaaattaatttaaaatcaagaaaaatcaacagaaaataatttttaaagcaagaaataaatgaattaaaagtgaaaaaaaaccatcaacacTGTTCTTGGAGTCATGAAAcatgcacaggacagtaaaaagtaagtgacaaatgagtgaaaactctccaattttccGATAGAGCttcgtactgaaaaacgaagagcaaaacgaaatttttcgttgaagatttcgttaacgaaattttgtatgaaaaatttcgtttcgcatcagcagcgtactaggctttatttaggagaaaattttgtatgggacggTATATTTAGCTTGATTTTCGTAAGCCTAGAAAATAATTTAGAAACACTCcgcttttgagaaaataatttgtttcgTTTCAGCTGGCGTACTAGGCTGCATTGACAAAAGCACCTGCAAACATTGTACTcaaccttagaggatataaaatatggagtgcttgttcctataactaatacattgtaacgccatatacatggataggggtcgctgccttcgtttttcagtgcgagtgCGGTTcagcagctgtaaataaacacgcttgttgatgacagccatctaatgaaaataaaatggaggcatgcactcatcgaaaaacttaaagaaactagagccctttataaaagcttcacggaactaacagcacaagcactccatatccTCTAAGCACTTAACATTTTGTTTCGCACTTTAATAATCTCCTATTGTTAAACGCGTCTACTAATTCTCTCCTCAAATCAAACAAACCCACAGTGTACTGTGAAACAAacctatttcaattttttgacaagCTTCAAAACATAGAAATTTCATAGAATTTCTCATCTTGTGTGAATTTCGAGATCAACCGAGAAAAATAAAGACCTTTGTTATTCCATAATGtccaatattttgttaaaaactcTTCGTAATCCAGGAATTATTTATTCCATAAGTCGTAATTTTTCGAATGCGTAAGTATAGTagattaataatttaaataaatattttgatgacATGTAATACTTTGTCTAGCATTTCACAAGCAAACGGACTACGCAGTGCATCGAATAGTCCaaccaaaaagcaaaacaccTTGCTCCAACCACCCCAAACATCTATTAATTATGTTCGCTCAATGTTTATCCAAACTCAAGATACCCCAAACCCTGACAGCTTAAAATTTCTACCCGGTGTTGCTGTTCTGGGTAAAGGAAATACCATGGACTTTCCAAGTTCCCAGGCAGCTTTCTGTAGTCCTCTTGGTAAGTTAAATGTAACTAAAAacgttcaaataaaaatgaacattGAATTGTCATAGCTAAATTGCTATTTCGCATCGAGGGTGTTCGTTCTGTATTCTTTGGTGGTGATTTCATAACAATTTCTAAAATCGAAGATGCTGAATGGAATGTCATTAAACCAGAAGTCTTTGCTGTAATCATGGACTTCTTTGCAAGTTCTTTGCCTATTCTTACCGAATCTTCTCAACCCAATTCAGACACTCAGATtcatgaagatgatgatgatactGTCATGATGATTAAAGAATTACTTGATAGTAAAATTCGACCCACGGTTCAAGAAGATGGTGGTGATATCATATTTATGGGCTATGACAATGGAGTTGTTAAACTCAAAATGCAGGTAAGTACCTAGATAGATCatagaaaaaaagtatatttattaaaattaaaaatctaatgCATTCTCAAGGGATCTTGTTCTTCATGTCCCAGTTCAATTGTAACACTCAAAAATGGTGTTGAAAATATGCTTCAGTTTTATATTCCTGAAGTTACTGAAGTTCAACAAGTATTTGATGAGGTTGACAAAATAACATCAACGGAATTTGAAAGATTTGAGCAGCAAATCAAGGAAAAGGAAAAGGGAACATAGATATGGACTGATAACCTTTGATTCTTAAATATCTAATATTTGattgttatgtaaaaaaaataaattagtttaaaataataactgttagagaattacaaaaaaaaaatagattgaaTTTTGATTATGGTTTTAACGTTGAATAAGACTTTTTTAACCTTCTTTGATGTGTGGAAGGGACTTACAACGACTCAGGGGGGTACACAcgattggggcaagcggggcggggCCCTCGACTGCAAGGACTtctacaaccaatcaagaattctGCGATTTTAACGCTATCATCGGAAAGCATAGATTACGCGAAAACATTTCGGGCAACGGACTCGGATTGATCGACTTTGCAAGATAGCAAAATGTCATCATTTTTACTCAATATTACCTAGGGTCAAATAAAAGTCAACAAAATTGTTGACGTGAATCCGCActtcattttttcaatatccTAGATCTACAAACGTTTCGAGGACATTGACTATGATAATTTCATTGTTGCTAATCTCCGCATATAGATATTCATGACACCACAACAAATACTGAACTAGGTGAAATCCGACACCAAAATACTTTAAAGGACACTTGGCAATCCACGAATACGAAAAAATATGGATCCCTTACAACTATAAGTGAAGGGGGAGTcatgacatttttttgtatagttgaATTGTCAGAAAACTGCCTGCTGAGAAGGTTAACTTTCTCGAAAGAactataaacaaacaaaaagaaaacgtTTACTTTGAAATACTGAATTACTTGTTTATTAATAAGCCTCATAAAAGAGTTTAAATACTTACTATCTCCTCCATTACTTCCAATCTTCTCTTCCTCCCGCCTTGATTATTTTCATTAACTTTTGATgccaaaatacatttttcactTCGTTCCCAGCAATTTGGAATGCATTCGTCTCCGAATTCCTGACACATATTGTGCAAGGAACATATTGTCTGAAGCACCTTCCGTACTTCACTCATATCTTTGGCTTCTAGAGCATAAAGTGTATTGAATCGTCTCATCATCTTATGTAAAACCGAATCGGAAATGGCTTGAGCTTTTCGCAAAAGCTCATTGAATCGACTCTCATCACGAAAACACTCCAATTCGAATGGACGAATAAGATAAGGTTTTAGTGGAAAATTATTGCCACCAATTAAATAACAACCTCTAGGAACACCAGCACCATCTCGTTCTAAAGACTGACCAATTGGACTTTCAACAAAACTATAATTGGTAGCAAAATCAACAAAGCTATCAATGATTCGCTGTTTA
This DNA window, taken from Episyrphus balteatus chromosome 2, idEpiBalt1.1, whole genome shotgun sequence, encodes the following:
- the LOC129910073 gene encoding NFU1 iron-sulfur cluster scaffold homolog, mitochondrial-like, which gives rise to MSNILLKTLRNPGIIYSISRNFSNAISQANGLRSASNSPTKKQNTLLQPPQTSINYVRSMFIQTQDTPNPDSLKFLPGVAVLGKGNTMDFPSSQAAFCSPLAKLLFRIEGVRSVFFGGDFITISKIEDAEWNVIKPEVFAVIMDFFASSLPILTESSQPNSDTQIHEDDDDTVMMIKELLDSKIRPTVQEDGGDIIFMGYDNGVVKLKMQGSCSSCPSSIVTLKNGVENMLQFYIPEVTEVQQVFDEVDKITSTEFERFEQQIKEKEKGT